The Pyramidobacter porci genome window below encodes:
- a CDS encoding DUF6305 family protein, which produces MKKISLSLLLTMLLCLALAACSFAAVTGAEAPKGDLPLLVTNAGQGPGGKMGRLLIRRAKAVEDLTYNAEPKPEDLVAGGFKTMIVVIGSSAKGLGASGITIDQEIVRLDAMMAKAKELGIQVIAAHIEGKARRGKPGSADERSIDAIIPLADQIVVNTEGDTDGKFTNLAKEKNIPITYLDSAMDLGEFVKTMYAK; this is translated from the coding sequence ATGAAGAAAATTTCGTTGTCGCTGCTTCTGACCATGCTGCTGTGCCTTGCGCTCGCGGCGTGCTCGTTCGCCGCCGTGACCGGCGCCGAAGCGCCCAAGGGCGATCTGCCGCTGCTTGTGACCAACGCCGGCCAAGGCCCCGGGGGCAAGATGGGCCGTCTGCTGATCCGCCGCGCCAAGGCCGTGGAGGACCTGACCTACAACGCCGAGCCCAAGCCCGAAGACCTGGTCGCCGGCGGCTTCAAGACCATGATCGTGGTGATCGGCTCGTCCGCCAAGGGGCTGGGCGCGTCCGGCATCACCATCGATCAGGAGATCGTGCGTCTCGACGCGATGATGGCCAAGGCCAAGGAGCTCGGCATCCAGGTCATCGCCGCCCACATCGAGGGCAAGGCCCGCCGCGGCAAACCCGGCAGCGCCGACGAGCGTTCCATCGACGCCATCATCCCCCTGGCCGACCAGATCGTGGTCAACACGGAAGGCGACACCGACGGCAAGTTCACGAACCTCGCCAAGGAAAAGAACATCCCCATCACCTATCTTGACAGCGCCATGGATCTGGGCGAATTCGTCAAGACGATGTACGCCAAGTAG
- a CDS encoding M14 family metallopeptidase produces MAFNYEKGAVVRKLAFLAVAGVMAWMGGKEFLELRNYKEQVVVSDSFTEKKMLSDWFPPIKGTGVDTPVYVFDSGVPGGSMFYLGGTHPYEPATSMSAYVMMENIKVKKGRVLIAPHANYSASTVGMLGNAYPKFFHVETGHGLRRYRIGDRNTAPVDQWPDPFTYVHYPSGQNLDYTDSRNLNRTYPGRPDGNLTEQLTWAIMEVNRKENITLFVDSHEASLMYPVVATYVAHDRSLDMAMMASMVLTASEFPMKCEASPKSLRGLSHRDAGDFCDSYVVLMETPEPFIDRVAGKITEKLMMDGKDEFLQTAADHGLLYCDYDIKVGYPMWDRVGRHLSGALEMINQMNDFLTDEPEKELLVEFPRHPDLKEKGLGAFLHDPATADPKKVFLN; encoded by the coding sequence ATGGCTTTCAACTACGAAAAAGGCGCCGTCGTGCGCAAGCTGGCGTTTCTTGCCGTCGCGGGCGTCATGGCCTGGATGGGCGGCAAAGAATTTTTGGAGCTTCGCAACTACAAGGAGCAGGTGGTCGTTTCCGATTCGTTCACGGAGAAGAAGATGCTCTCCGACTGGTTCCCGCCGATCAAGGGCACGGGCGTGGACACCCCCGTCTATGTGTTCGACTCGGGCGTGCCCGGCGGCAGCATGTTCTACCTCGGCGGCACGCACCCCTACGAGCCGGCCACGTCGATGTCGGCCTACGTGATGATGGAAAACATCAAGGTCAAGAAAGGGCGCGTGCTGATCGCGCCGCACGCCAACTACAGCGCCTCCACCGTGGGCATGCTGGGCAACGCCTATCCCAAGTTCTTCCACGTGGAGACCGGTCACGGTCTGCGCCGCTACCGCATCGGCGACCGCAACACGGCGCCGGTGGATCAGTGGCCCGATCCGTTCACCTACGTGCACTATCCTTCGGGGCAGAACCTTGACTACACGGACTCGCGCAACCTTAACCGCACCTATCCGGGACGCCCCGACGGCAACCTGACCGAGCAGCTGACCTGGGCGATCATGGAAGTGAACCGCAAGGAAAACATCACGCTGTTCGTCGATTCGCACGAAGCGTCGCTGATGTACCCCGTGGTCGCCACCTACGTGGCCCACGACCGTTCGCTGGACATGGCCATGATGGCTTCGATGGTGCTGACGGCTTCCGAGTTCCCGATGAAGTGCGAAGCCTCGCCCAAGAGTCTGCGCGGCCTGAGCCACCGCGACGCGGGCGACTTCTGCGACTCCTACGTGGTGCTGATGGAGACGCCGGAACCGTTTATCGACCGCGTCGCCGGCAAGATCACCGAGAAGCTGATGATGGACGGCAAGGACGAATTTCTGCAGACGGCGGCGGATCACGGCCTGCTCTACTGCGACTACGACATCAAAGTCGGCTACCCGATGTGGGACCGCGTCGGCCGTCACCTTTCGGGCGCGCTCGAGATGATCAACCAGATGAACGATTTTCTGACCGACGAGCCGGAAAAGGAGCTGCTGGTGGAGTTCCCACGTCATCCCGATCTGAAGGAAAAGGGGCTGGGCGCGTTCCTGCACGATCCGGCCACGGCCGATCCCAAGAAAGTGTTCCTCAACTGA
- a CDS encoding phosphoribosylaminoimidazolesuccinocarboxamide synthase: MQQFVPVKEGKVREIYDLGENLVMVATDRISVFDVILKNEVRGKGAVLTQMSRFWFDFTRDIIANHMISTDNAALPEFFRAPRFQGRVMLCRKLKMIPVECIVRGYITGSGWASYRRDGSVCGVALPAGLKECEKLPEPIFTPSTKAEIGDHDENIDFAQSTALLEKVFPGRGEEYARTIRDSTVALYEKCAAYALSRGIIIADTKFEFGVDENGRVVLGDEVLTPDSSRFWPLAGYEPGHGQPSFDKQFARDWYKAHPDNDGTLPPDIVAKTIGKYKEAYKLLTGQEL; this comes from the coding sequence ATGCAGCAGTTCGTGCCCGTAAAAGAAGGGAAAGTCCGCGAGATCTACGACCTCGGCGAAAATCTCGTTATGGTCGCCACCGACCGCATCAGCGTCTTCGACGTCATCCTCAAAAACGAGGTGCGCGGCAAGGGCGCCGTGCTCACGCAGATGAGCCGGTTCTGGTTCGACTTCACGCGGGACATCATCGCCAACCACATGATCAGCACCGATAACGCGGCGCTGCCGGAATTTTTCCGCGCGCCCCGCTTCCAGGGGCGCGTCATGCTGTGCAGAAAGCTGAAGATGATTCCCGTCGAGTGCATCGTGCGCGGTTACATCACCGGCAGCGGCTGGGCCAGTTACCGAAGGGACGGATCCGTCTGCGGCGTCGCATTGCCCGCGGGCCTCAAAGAGTGCGAAAAGCTGCCCGAGCCGATCTTCACTCCCAGCACCAAGGCCGAGATCGGCGATCACGACGAGAACATCGACTTCGCACAGAGCACGGCGCTGCTCGAAAAGGTCTTCCCCGGCCGCGGCGAGGAATACGCGCGCACGATCCGCGACAGCACGGTCGCCCTTTACGAGAAGTGCGCCGCCTACGCGCTGTCGCGCGGCATCATCATCGCCGACACCAAATTCGAGTTCGGCGTCGACGAAAACGGCCGCGTCGTGCTCGGCGACGAAGTACTCACTCCCGACAGCAGCCGTTTCTGGCCGCTGGCCGGCTACGAGCCGGGGCACGGCCAGCCGTCGTTCGACAAGCAGTTTGCCCGCGACTGGTACAAGGCCCATCCCGACAACGACGGCACGCTGCCGCCCGACATCGTCGCCAAGACGATCGGCAAGTACAAAGAGGCCTATAAACTTCTTACCGGCCAGGAACTTTAA
- the cdd gene encoding cytidine deaminase has translation MERNGGKTVIQLDVSRDKACVYAELAAFLDEAARAARTPLSGFRVGAAALGNSGRVYLGANQEFAALPLNFTVHAEQAAVTAARAGGETRLIALAVSAAPCGYCRQFLTELKAPLDIVLNGEARPLAEYLPHAFALESGGENLLTRAAVLKAAGLDELARAAAAHSYAPYTGTRSGLALRTASGRVYAGWLLESGAYNPSLTALQTALTLRALDGAADDPIAAAVSAETGPAPLAPLLPALLARIAPRAAIRTLPLND, from the coding sequence ATGGAACGGAACGGCGGGAAAACGGTTATTCAGTTGGATGTGAGTCGGGACAAGGCATGTGTGTACGCCGAACTCGCTGCGTTTCTGGACGAGGCGGCGCGGGCCGCGCGGACGCCGCTGAGCGGCTTTCGCGTCGGCGCGGCGGCGCTTGGAAATTCGGGGCGCGTCTATCTGGGCGCCAATCAGGAATTCGCCGCGCTGCCGCTGAACTTCACCGTCCACGCCGAACAGGCCGCGGTGACCGCCGCCCGCGCGGGCGGCGAAACGCGGCTGATCGCGCTGGCCGTGTCGGCCGCGCCCTGCGGTTACTGCCGCCAGTTTTTGACGGAGCTGAAAGCGCCGCTGGATATCGTCCTGAACGGCGAAGCGCGCCCGCTTGCGGAATACCTGCCGCACGCCTTCGCGCTGGAAAGCGGCGGCGAGAATCTGCTTACCCGCGCCGCGGTTCTGAAAGCGGCCGGTTTGGACGAGCTGGCGCGGGCCGCGGCCGCGCACAGCTACGCCCCCTACACGGGCACGCGCAGCGGCCTGGCGCTGCGCACGGCTTCCGGCCGGGTCTACGCCGGCTGGCTGCTGGAAAGCGGCGCCTACAACCCTTCGCTGACGGCGCTGCAAACGGCCCTGACGCTGCGCGCCCTCGACGGCGCGGCGGACGACCCTATCGCCGCGGCCGTATCGGCCGAAACCGGCCCCGCGCCCCTGGCCCCGCTCCTGCCCGCCCTGCTGGCGCGTATCGCCCCGCGCGCGGCGATACGGACGCTTCCTTTGAACGACTGA
- a CDS encoding dipeptidase, translating into MKLNRKVLVGALLALSLTAQASLACTVIAVGKKASVDGSAMITHNDDSRTANSRLYIVPEADWPEGSMRPIVKDQHGYPGEQQKLDETPQVKHTYRYFSSRYSFMNEKGVAMSEATNGVDDTDERALKVKQIMEKDAVGSLDAWSLQDIALERASTAREAVKVMGEMVEKHGFYDASETMPITDGNEVWIFEVYGNGIWAAWRMPDDHIFVAANRARLRNLNLDDKENVMACPDIVDFAVKNGFVDAKKVDRKNFSPADVYCPSTELYAMRREWRVLSLIAPSKTFDANAMELPMSIVPDKKVSVQDIFTITGDWYADTPYDLSKGPAAGPWGNPIRFANSSKTKPDSTWERSINMMRTCYVHIAQVRGDLPEEIRGISWFGYGASDTTYITPLWPIMKKLPDFYNTGDRFHPYDSKSGWWVNTRVQEIAGLHYQDARKDIHAARDEKLQPLYVLTPMVQDKAAELIKAGKRDEAVSLITDFAYANAVDFNQRWQTLGDVLLGKYALGYVNFKTTPYPQEWNDFIGYGPITRPAK; encoded by the coding sequence ATGAAACTGAACCGCAAAGTTCTCGTCGGCGCACTGCTCGCCCTGTCGCTGACCGCTCAGGCGTCACTCGCCTGCACCGTCATCGCCGTCGGCAAGAAGGCCAGCGTCGACGGCAGCGCCATGATCACGCACAACGACGACTCGCGCACGGCCAACTCGCGCCTGTACATCGTGCCCGAGGCCGACTGGCCCGAAGGCTCGATGCGCCCGATCGTCAAGGACCAGCACGGCTACCCGGGCGAACAGCAAAAGCTCGACGAGACGCCTCAGGTCAAGCACACCTACCGTTACTTCTCTTCCCGCTACTCCTTCATGAACGAGAAGGGCGTCGCCATGAGCGAAGCCACCAACGGCGTGGACGACACCGACGAGCGCGCACTCAAGGTCAAGCAGATCATGGAGAAGGACGCCGTCGGCTCCCTCGACGCCTGGAGCCTTCAGGACATCGCCCTCGAACGAGCTTCCACCGCCCGCGAGGCCGTCAAGGTCATGGGGGAGATGGTCGAGAAGCACGGCTTCTACGACGCCAGCGAGACCATGCCCATCACCGACGGCAACGAAGTCTGGATCTTCGAAGTCTACGGCAACGGCATCTGGGCCGCCTGGCGCATGCCCGACGACCACATCTTCGTGGCCGCCAACCGCGCCCGCCTGCGCAATCTGAACCTCGACGACAAGGAAAACGTCATGGCCTGCCCCGACATCGTCGACTTCGCCGTCAAGAACGGCTTCGTCGACGCCAAGAAGGTCGACCGCAAGAACTTCAGCCCCGCCGACGTGTACTGCCCCAGCACCGAGCTGTACGCCATGCGCCGCGAGTGGCGCGTGCTGTCGCTGATCGCCCCCAGCAAGACGTTCGACGCCAACGCCATGGAGCTGCCCATGTCCATCGTTCCCGACAAGAAGGTCAGCGTTCAGGACATCTTCACGATCACCGGCGACTGGTACGCGGACACACCCTACGACCTCAGCAAGGGTCCCGCCGCCGGCCCCTGGGGCAATCCGATCCGCTTCGCCAACAGCAGCAAGACCAAGCCCGATTCGACGTGGGAGCGTTCCATCAACATGATGCGCACCTGCTACGTGCACATCGCCCAGGTCCGCGGCGATCTGCCTGAGGAGATCCGCGGCATCAGCTGGTTCGGCTACGGCGCTTCCGACACCACCTACATCACGCCGCTCTGGCCCATCATGAAGAAGCTGCCCGATTTTTACAATACCGGCGACCGCTTCCATCCCTACGACAGCAAGTCCGGCTGGTGGGTCAACACCCGCGTCCAGGAGATCGCCGGCCTGCACTATCAGGACGCCCGCAAGGACATCCACGCCGCCCGCGACGAGAAGCTCCAGCCTCTCTACGTGCTGACGCCCATGGTCCAGGACAAGGCCGCCGAGCTGATCAAGGCCGGCAAGCGCGACGAAGCCGTCTCCCTGATCACCGACTTCGCCTACGCCAACGCCGTCGACTTCAACCAGCGCTGGCAGACCCTCGGCGACGTGCTGCTCGGCAAGTACGCGCTCGGCTACGTCAACTTCAAGACCACGCCCTATCCGCAGGAGTGGAACGACTTCATCGGCTACGGCCCGATCACCCGTCCCGCCAAGTAA
- a CDS encoding citrate transporter → MYAETSMVLAVMVIVFALASWKLKSPELSMVVTAIAGALAGGLGFPVRLFVEGTFTYFDVAFTFLTASIFINFYSETGAMDALVRKMVERFYASKWVLFFLLAVIMLIPGALTGAGSVSMFVVGGMVATVLRFMGIGDRKIVAFIYVTSMLAAVAPPINLWVMLMCAQANMPYVGFDVPLLAPIVLITIFTVFYLLRGGKPESKEQILAELPEVPAGMNWFRILAPLAVFIVLLLLSKYAAFSIPTLGIPLIFLISTLVAMLVSPKKSGFRRWYEVLANTSEQVFPLLATVISVGVLVNIMTATGVRGLIAITFVTLPVVLIYVFAPFVLPLAQGSLSYSSGIILGTPLIFLFNSVGVNVTIIATALSLLYPLGDCLPPSRISGRVAVDVSGYKGSYMSFLGAILVPCVFMAVVAVLMLIYANKLSWLIVY, encoded by the coding sequence ATGTACGCCGAAACTTCTATGGTTCTGGCGGTCATGGTGATCGTTTTCGCCCTGGCCAGCTGGAAGCTGAAATCGCCCGAGCTCTCCATGGTCGTCACGGCCATCGCCGGAGCTCTGGCCGGCGGTCTGGGGTTCCCCGTCCGCCTTTTCGTGGAGGGCACGTTCACGTATTTCGACGTGGCCTTCACGTTCCTGACCGCTTCGATCTTCATCAACTTCTACTCCGAGACCGGCGCCATGGACGCGCTGGTGCGCAAGATGGTGGAGCGCTTCTACGCCTCCAAGTGGGTGCTCTTCTTCCTGCTGGCGGTGATCATGCTGATCCCCGGCGCGCTGACCGGCGCGGGCAGCGTCTCCATGTTCGTGGTCGGCGGCATGGTCGCGACGGTGCTGCGCTTCATGGGCATCGGCGACAGGAAGATCGTCGCCTTCATCTACGTCACTTCGATGCTAGCCGCCGTGGCGCCGCCCATCAACCTGTGGGTGATGCTGATGTGCGCCCAGGCCAACATGCCCTACGTGGGCTTCGACGTGCCGCTGCTGGCGCCGATCGTTCTCATCACGATTTTCACGGTGTTCTATCTGCTGCGCGGCGGCAAGCCCGAATCCAAGGAACAGATCCTGGCCGAGTTGCCCGAAGTGCCCGCGGGCATGAACTGGTTCCGCATCCTCGCGCCGCTGGCGGTTTTCATCGTGCTGCTGCTGCTCTCCAAGTACGCGGCTTTCAGCATCCCGACGCTGGGCATCCCGCTGATCTTTCTGATCAGCACGCTGGTGGCCATGCTGGTCTCGCCCAAGAAGAGCGGCTTCAGGCGCTGGTACGAGGTGCTCGCCAACACGTCGGAGCAGGTCTTCCCGCTGCTGGCGACAGTCATCAGCGTCGGCGTGCTGGTCAACATCATGACCGCCACGGGCGTGCGCGGCCTGATCGCGATCACGTTCGTGACGCTGCCGGTGGTGCTGATCTACGTCTTCGCGCCGTTCGTGCTGCCCCTCGCGCAGGGCTCGCTGAGCTACAGCAGCGGCATCATCCTCGGCACACCGCTGATCTTCCTGTTCAATTCGGTGGGCGTCAACGTGACGATCATCGCCACGGCGCTGAGCCTGCTCTACCCGCTGGGCGACTGCCTGCCGCCTTCGCGCATCTCCGGCCGCGTCGCGGTCGACGTTTCGGGCTACAAGGGCAGCTACATGTCGTTCCTTGGGGCCATTCTCGTCCCCTGCGTTTTCATGGCCGTCGTCGCCGTGCTCATGCTGATCTACGCCAACAAGCTGAGCTGGCTCATCGTTTACTAG